The DNA sequence GTTGCCGATGATGCCGGCCGGGCCAGCGCCCTGCTGGACGAAGCGGTAGCCGAAATCAGCCGGATCGAGCGGTTACTGACTACGTACAGCGACGACAGCCAGACGAACCGGATCAATGCCAGCGCGGGTATCCGGCCCGTGCCGGTCGACGCGGAGGTGTACCGCCTGATCGAGCGGTCGCTCCAGCTATCCCGCATTACGCAGGGCGCTTTCGACATCACCTACGGCTCGATCGATAAACGGCTCTGGAACTTCGACACGACCATGACGGCCCTGCCCGACCCGGTCACGGCCCGGCGCATGGTCCGGCTCATCAACTACCGCAACGTGCGGCTCAACCCCGCTGACCAGTCTGTTTTTCTGGTCGAGAAAGGGATGCGCATCGGTTTTGGCGGTATTGGGAAGGGGTACGCGGCCGACCGGGCCAAGCAGCTCCTGCGCGAGCGGGGCGTTACCAGTGGGATCGTCAATGCCGCCGGTGACCTCACCACCTGGGGTAACCAGCCCACGGGTGAGCCCTGGACCATTGGCATTGCTGATCCGGGCGCCCATCGGCAAACATCCTTTAACCATGCATTTTCATACCTGACCATCAGCGATATAGCCGTAGCTACCTCGGGCAACTACGAGAAGTATGCCCTGATTGGCAACAAACGCTATTCGCACACGATCGATCCGAAAACGGGCTTTCCTGTAACGGGCATTAAAAGCGTAACCATCATTGCCCCCAGCGCCGAACTGGCCGACGCGCTGGCGACCCCCGTCATGGTCATGGGTGTTCAGGTTGGTCTCGATCTGATCAACCAGATGCGGGGGGTTGCCGCTATCCTGATCGATGACGCCGACGGGCTTCACACGTCAATGAACATCCGCCTTCGGTCTGCAACGGCCAACTCACCTACAACCAGTCTATAAACGCTCACCAATCGATGAATGCACCTCACAAAACCACTGCCAGCCTGCTGGTTGGGGCTATGCTACTCAGCCTGTCCGGCTGCGTATCGGTCAAGGAATACCAGAAGAGCCGGATCAACGACGCCGAAATGGAACTGTCGGCCCGCAAGTCGGAGAAGTTCGAGCAGAATTTTTATCTCTACCGCGAAGGCGCTGCGGGCGCCAACGGGGGTAAAAGCGGGGGGGGCTGCGGCTGCAACTAAGCCCATCGTACCATGAAAAAAGTCTGTTTGACCATCGGGATGCTACTCAGCCTATGGCGGGCGGGTCATGCCCAGTCGGAAACTACTCCACCGGCCTACACAAAACGAAAACTCACCGTCGAAGAAGTCAATCTCGTATCGAGCTATTACCAGCAGGACGGCAACAACTCGGCCGTAACGGGCGGGATCGGTACGGAAAAACTCACCGATATTGCCAACGGGATTGACCTGGTCCTGAAAAAGACCGATGTCCGCAACCGGCAGCATACGCTGGCGTTCGACCTCAACATCGACCACTACACCTCGGCCTCGTCGGATAAGATCGACCCGCTGACGATCTCGTCAGCCTCGCGCAGCGATACCCACATCTACCCTACCGTAAGCTGGAACGTACACGACGACACCCGGCGCACCACGAAAGGTATTTCCTTCTCGTACTCCACTGAGTACGACTACAAATCGTATGGGGTAAACCTGAACTTCGCCAAGGCGTCGGCCGACAATAACCGCGAGATCAGCCTGAAAGCCGGGGCGTTCTTCGATACGTGGTCCGTTATTTTACCCGCCGAGCTACGCCCCGAAGGTTACGGATCGGGCGCCGAGGGCGATCGTGACCCCATCGATCACAAACCCCGCAACTCCTACAACGTAGGGCTGTCGCTGTCGCAGGTGATCAATAAACGACTGCAGGTCCTGCTCACCGTCGAACCGGCCTATCAGGAAGGTCTGCTTAGCACACCATTCCACCGTATCTATTTCCGCGATGGGTCCGAAACGGTAGAGCGACTGCCGGGTAGCCGGATGAAACTCCCCATTGGCCTCCGGCTGCACTATTTCCTGGGTGACCGGGTTGTGCTGCGCACCTTCTACCGCTACTACGTCGATGACTGGGGTATGCAGGCCCACACAGTGAACCTGGAGATGCCGCTCAAGCTGACATCGTTTCTGTCCATCAGTCCTTTTTACCGCTACAGTCACCAGTCGGCAGTGCGCTATTTTGCCGCCTACGGCCAGCACAGTCTGACGGAAAGATATTTTACCAGTGACTACGACATATCGGAATTTACCAGCCAGTTCATGGGCAGCGGCCTCCGCGTGGCCCCGCCGGGCGGTGTGCTGGGGATTGGCCACTGGCAAAGTGCAGAAGTACGCTTCGGCCACTACGTCCGGTCGACCGGCATGGTTGCCAACAGCATAACCCTGCTGGCAAAGTTGAAGTAAGCACATGACACATACTGTTTGCCACCACGACCAGTAGCCACAGGCCCTGACAGCGGTGGCAAACCGTATGCCTTTCTTCGCCCATCCCGGTCATTCGACCAGCGAAAACGGGGCTCCAGCCGATACTATCCGGCATTCAAACCGCTTCTTTTTTGGCGGTGAACCACGTAGCAGACCTTTGTACCAGGGAAAAAGGCCAGCCCACCGGCTTTTGGCGGAGCGCTGGCCTGTGCTACACCATTTCTACTCATTACTCCTTTTTACATACGCCTGACCATGACTAAACTTGCAGCAGGAATTGCGTTAACGCCACTGGCATTTGTACTCGCCAACGGCACCGCCCAGTCGGCCACCGAGCGCAGTGGTCTGTACATCGACCAACGGGAAAATATTCTCGGCACCTCACTCGACCTGAAAATCGTAGCCCGTTCGTATGCCGCAGCCCGCCAGGCGGAGTCGGTTATTCTGACCGAAATAGACCGGTTGACCAGCCTGCTCAGCGGCTACGATGCCGCGAGTGAATTCAGCCGGTGGGCCAGTACTTTTGGCCGGGCGGTACCCGTGTCAACTGACTTGTGGACCGTCCTGCATGCCTTCGATACGTGGTCGGCCCGGACGGGCGGGGCCATCAACGCGGCCAGCGAAGCGATTGCACAACTCTGGCAGCAGGCCGCCCGGTCGCAGACCATGCCCGACGAGGCCGACAGGTTGCGAGCCGTTGCAGCGGCCCGACAAACACACTGGCAACTCGATGCAGCCGCGCAAACGGCCACGCGCCTGACCCAAACTCCCCTCCGGCTCAATACATTCACGAAATCGTATGTACTCGACCAGGCCGCAACCCGCGCCATGCAGCAACCGGGTGTCGACGGGCTGGTGCTGAACAGCGGGGGCGATCTGGTGATTCGGGGCGACTGGCAGGAACTCGTGCACGTTGCCAACCCAACGGACTTCGCCGAGAATGCCCAACCCCTTGCCCGTCTGGCCGTTTCCAACCGGGCCGTTGCCACCAGTGGCGATTACAAACGGGGTGTAACGGTGGGCGGCATCCGCTACTCGCACCTCATTGATCCGCAGACGGGCTGGCCGGCCGGGGCCGTAGCCAGTGCTACGGTTATTCACCCGGACCCTGTTACGGCGGGAGCACTGGCTACGGCTTTCAACGTGCTCTCGCCCGCCGAGAGCGCGCGGCTGGCGGCCAGTCTGCCCGGCACCGAGTACCTCATCATTACCCCAGCCGGCCGGCAGTTCACCAGCCCCGACTGGCAGCAACTGGTGGCTGCGTCTCCGGTCGCTACGGCCGAGCAGCAACCCGACCAGACAGCCAGCTTACTATCGGTTGGTTCCCGGAAAGACAAACAATGGAACGCCAGCCAGGAGCTGCTCATCAATTTTGAGCTGAATGCGTTCCCCGGACGCTCCCACCGGCCCTTTGTTGCGGTCTGGGTCGAGGATCAGAAACACGAGCCCGTCCGGAATCTGGCCCTCTGGTACAACAAACCCCGCTGGCTCCCCGAACTGCGCGCGTTCTACGCCCAGCAGCGCGATGCCAACATAGACGTATCATCCATCACGAGCGCCACACGATCGCCGGGTGCCTACACCATCCAGTGGGATGGGAAAGATAACGCAGGGCAGTATGTGAAGCAGGGCAGTTACACGATCTGCATCGAAACCGCCCGTGAACACGGCACCTACCAGCTGATCCGGCAGTCGATGGATTTCAACGGAAAACCTAAACAGCAAACCCTCAACGGCAATGTCGAAGTTACAACCGCAGCCCTGGACTACCGCGAAAAAGCCGGCAGCCGATAACGACCAGCCAGCGCGTCGGTTATCGCCCACGGGCAAAGGTGCCGCCGGCAGTTCGAAGTGGCCGGCCCTTGCCCGCTGGCTCCACCTGTATCTGTCGATGGTCAGCTTCGCGCTGGTACTGTTTTTCGCCGTGACCGGCCTGACACTCAACCACGCCAACTGGTTCGACGATGCGGCCACGACCATCGAATACAAGGGTCAGGTCGACGCCAGATGGGTGAACCCGACCGATACCGCCCGCATCGACAAACTGGCTATCGTCGAGTTCCTGCGTACGACACACGGCATTCGGGGTGCCGTCAGCGACTTCCGGATCGACGACCGGCAGTGTTCGGTTTCTTTCCGGGGGCCCGGCTACACCGCCGATGCGTTTGTTGACCGACCGGCGGGTACCTACCAGCTCACCGAAACGAAACTCGGGCTCATGGCGGTAATGAACGACCTGCACAAAGGACGCGATACGGGCAAAGGATGGGCGTGGGTTATCGACGTAACGGCGGTATTTATGACGCTGGTATCACTAACGGGACTGGTACTGCTGCTGTTCCTGAAAAAACGCCGGGGCAGCGGATTGCGCTGGGCATTGATTGGGCTGGCCGCCGGGCTGGCGCTGTACCTCTGGCTGGTGGACTGACTCAACCCCTGCAATAGGCATGAATATACCTGACCGGGCGGACAGCATGTCCGCCCGTTTGTGTTGGCCCGAAGCGGTGCTGTCTACCCGGTCAGCTCCTCGCAGCAGCATCGATACGAACCGGGTAACCCGTCCAGACTACTACGGATTATGCCCGGCAATAGTAAAACCGTTATGCCCCCCATCTTTGTGGGATACGGCCCGCATTCGGGCGGGGCGGCAGTCCTGACCGGGCTTGTATCGATCCGATCCTGACCGACAGAAACTTAACCAACAGCGCAGCCCTTACAAATTTCCGTTTTCGACCGATAAGACCGATTCCTGCTTTACAACCCTCCTTTTCGACTATCATGCTTTCAGAAACAGACGCGCAACGTCAGGCTGCCACAAAAACGAGTTCGCTGATCAGCGTCATTGGCGCATCGTCGGTCGGGACGCTCATCGAGTGGTATGATTTCTACATTTTCGGCTCGCTGGCAACGGTGCTGGCCACCAAATTTTTCCCGGAGGGCAACCCCACAGCCGCGTTCCTGTCAACCCTGGCGACGTTCGCAGCTGGCTTCGTAGTCCGCCCGTTCGGCGCGTTATTTTTCGGGCGGTTGGGCGACCTCATTGGCCGGAAGTACACGTTCATGGTGACGCTGATGCTGATGGGCGGGGCTACCTTCGCCATTGGACTGATTCCGAGCTACGAAACGATCGGGTTTATGGCCCCGCTGCTCGTACTCATCCTGCGGCTCCTGCAGGGACTGGCCCTCGGCGGTGAATATGGCGGAGCGGCCACCTACGTTGCCGAACACTCGCCCGCCAGCAAACGGGGTTTCTGGACATCCTGGATTCAGACTACCGCCACCGTGGGCCTGTTCATTTCCCTGCTGGTCATTCTGGTGACGCGCAAGTCGATCTCCAAAGAAGAGTTCGACGAATGGGGCTGGCGCATCCCGTTCCTGGTTTCCATTTTTATGGTCCTCATCTCCTACGTGATCCGGAAGAACATGAGCGAGTCGCCCCTGTTCGCCAAGGCGAAGGCCGAAGGAAAGACCTCGACGAACCCGCTGAAAGAGAGCTTCGGCAACAAGCTGAACTTCAAGTTTGTGCTGCTGGCGCTGTTTGGCGCTACCATGGGACAGGGTGTGGTATGGTATACGGGGCAGTTCTACGCGATGAACTTCATCAAGACCGTTTGTAACGTCGACGCCATCCAGTCCGACGAGCTGATGACAGTGGCGCTGCTGATGGGAACGCCTTTCTTCGTGCTGTTTGGCTGGCTGTCGGACAAGATTGGCCGGAAGGGCATTATGATGGCGGGGATGCTGGTAGCCATTCTGACCTACCGCCCCATTTACGAAAAAATGTACCAGACGACGAACCTGACCAACAAACAGGAAGTCGAGGCCAGCCGCCTTATCAGCTCCACCCTGGCCGCCGACCCTAAAGTGACCGGGGCCAAAATCAAAACAACGACCGTAAAGCGGGTTTATACCGACGGCACCCAGCTGACCGAAGTGACGAAACTGAAAATAGCGGCCGATGCCACCGCCGAACCTGCCAAACCCGAGCTCAAAAAAACCGTCCTTGTCACCGATACCGACCGGTGGACGCTGATCTGGCTGGTATTTATCCAGGTGATCTACGTAACGCTGGTGTACGGCCCCATTGCCGCGTTCCTGGTGGAGATGTTCCCAACCAAAATTCGCTATACCTCCATGTCGCTGCCGTACCACATTGGCAATGGCGTTTTCGGCGGGTTGCTGCCCGCCGTAGCCACCTACCTGGCTACCGGCGCGAACGAAGCGAACGTAGCCGCTGAAAAAGCTGGCTCGGCCGCGCCCTATGCCGCGCCGTACCTGGAGGGACTCTGGTATCCAATCCTGGTCGCAGCCGTCAGCCTGGTCATTGGCCTGGTCTACATCAAAAATCGGCCTCAAGTCGCCGAAGGGGCCTAGTATCGCTATCCAACTCACCCCAAGACATTCGAAAAAAATGAACACCCTCAAACGATACCTTGGCATTCTCTGGCTTGCGCTGGCGGCCCTCTGCGCTTATTTCACCATCACTTCGCTGGGTATTCCCAAGCTGACATCGGGCAAGACCGATGACCTGGTTTTCGGCCTTATCATCGTCTTCGTCCTCATGCCGATCATTGTGGGGGGGCTGGTTCGGTTCGGTCTGTACGCACTCCAGGGCGAATATGACGATTAACGCGCCGGCGCGGCTGCCGGCTGCCGGCTCTGACCCATACCTATCCTATGCCTTACGCCGATACCTACCCCTACAGCCTGACCCACCCGGACGATTTCTGGGCGAAGCAGGCCCGATCGATCCCCTGGTTCCGACAGCCGGCGCGTATCCTGTCGGCCGGCGCGGCTGACTACGCCCGGGATAAGCAGGACCCCGCCTGGACGGAGGCCATGAATCGGGGGGAGGCCCGCTGGTTTGCCGATGGACAGCTCAACACCTGCTACGCGGCCCTCGACTACCACGTT is a window from the Spirosoma rigui genome containing:
- a CDS encoding FAD:protein FMN transferase, with protein sequence MNPALRLHQRVERLMGNRFEISIVADDAGRASALLDEAVAEISRIERLLTTYSDDSQTNRINASAGIRPVPVDAEVYRLIERSLQLSRITQGAFDITYGSIDKRLWNFDTTMTALPDPVTARRMVRLINYRNVRLNPADQSVFLVEKGMRIGFGGIGKGYAADRAKQLLRERGVTSGIVNAAGDLTTWGNQPTGEPWTIGIADPGAHRQTSFNHAFSYLTISDIAVATSGNYEKYALIGNKRYSHTIDPKTGFPVTGIKSVTIIAPSAELADALATPVMVMGVQVGLDLINQMRGVAAILIDDADGLHTSMNIRLRSATANSPTTSL
- a CDS encoding DUF4266 domain-containing protein — its product is MLLSLSGCVSVKEYQKSRINDAEMELSARKSEKFEQNFYLYREGAAGANGGKSGGGCGCN
- a CDS encoding DUF3570 domain-containing protein; its protein translation is MKKVCLTIGMLLSLWRAGHAQSETTPPAYTKRKLTVEEVNLVSSYYQQDGNNSAVTGGIGTEKLTDIANGIDLVLKKTDVRNRQHTLAFDLNIDHYTSASSDKIDPLTISSASRSDTHIYPTVSWNVHDDTRRTTKGISFSYSTEYDYKSYGVNLNFAKASADNNREISLKAGAFFDTWSVILPAELRPEGYGSGAEGDRDPIDHKPRNSYNVGLSLSQVINKRLQVLLTVEPAYQEGLLSTPFHRIYFRDGSETVERLPGSRMKLPIGLRLHYFLGDRVVLRTFYRYYVDDWGMQAHTVNLEMPLKLTSFLSISPFYRYSHQSAVRYFAAYGQHSLTERYFTSDYDISEFTSQFMGSGLRVAPPGGVLGIGHWQSAEVRFGHYVRSTGMVANSITLLAKLK
- a CDS encoding DUF2271 domain-containing protein; the protein is MTKLAAGIALTPLAFVLANGTAQSATERSGLYIDQRENILGTSLDLKIVARSYAAARQAESVILTEIDRLTSLLSGYDAASEFSRWASTFGRAVPVSTDLWTVLHAFDTWSARTGGAINAASEAIAQLWQQAARSQTMPDEADRLRAVAAARQTHWQLDAAAQTATRLTQTPLRLNTFTKSYVLDQAATRAMQQPGVDGLVLNSGGDLVIRGDWQELVHVANPTDFAENAQPLARLAVSNRAVATSGDYKRGVTVGGIRYSHLIDPQTGWPAGAVASATVIHPDPVTAGALATAFNVLSPAESARLAASLPGTEYLIITPAGRQFTSPDWQQLVAASPVATAEQQPDQTASLLSVGSRKDKQWNASQELLINFELNAFPGRSHRPFVAVWVEDQKHEPVRNLALWYNKPRWLPELRAFYAQQRDANIDVSSITSATRSPGAYTIQWDGKDNAGQYVKQGSYTICIETAREHGTYQLIRQSMDFNGKPKQQTLNGNVEVTTAALDYREKAGSR
- a CDS encoding PepSY-associated TM helix domain-containing protein, translating into MSKLQPQPWTTAKKPAADNDQPARRLSPTGKGAAGSSKWPALARWLHLYLSMVSFALVLFFAVTGLTLNHANWFDDAATTIEYKGQVDARWVNPTDTARIDKLAIVEFLRTTHGIRGAVSDFRIDDRQCSVSFRGPGYTADAFVDRPAGTYQLTETKLGLMAVMNDLHKGRDTGKGWAWVIDVTAVFMTLVSLTGLVLLLFLKKRRGSGLRWALIGLAAGLALYLWLVD
- a CDS encoding MFS transporter is translated as MLSETDAQRQAATKTSSLISVIGASSVGTLIEWYDFYIFGSLATVLATKFFPEGNPTAAFLSTLATFAAGFVVRPFGALFFGRLGDLIGRKYTFMVTLMLMGGATFAIGLIPSYETIGFMAPLLVLILRLLQGLALGGEYGGAATYVAEHSPASKRGFWTSWIQTTATVGLFISLLVILVTRKSISKEEFDEWGWRIPFLVSIFMVLISYVIRKNMSESPLFAKAKAEGKTSTNPLKESFGNKLNFKFVLLALFGATMGQGVVWYTGQFYAMNFIKTVCNVDAIQSDELMTVALLMGTPFFVLFGWLSDKIGRKGIMMAGMLVAILTYRPIYEKMYQTTNLTNKQEVEASRLISSTLAADPKVTGAKIKTTTVKRVYTDGTQLTEVTKLKIAADATAEPAKPELKKTVLVTDTDRWTLIWLVFIQVIYVTLVYGPIAAFLVEMFPTKIRYTSMSLPYHIGNGVFGGLLPAVATYLATGANEANVAAEKAGSAAPYAAPYLEGLWYPILVAAVSLVIGLVYIKNRPQVAEGA
- a CDS encoding DUF6814 family protein; translated protein: MNTLKRYLGILWLALAALCAYFTITSLGIPKLTSGKTDDLVFGLIIVFVLMPIIVGGLVRFGLYALQGEYDD